A window of the Chloroflexota bacterium genome harbors these coding sequences:
- the recO gene encoding DNA repair protein RecO — translation MPGLYKTEGIVLKHSYIGEADAVLIVYTPFLGKLRAVARGVKRPKSRLAGHVEPLTHCSMMLAEGRDLDIVSGCQTVDAFMSLRSDLWLLSYGLYAAELTDRLGAEGAENRPLFLLLLNALRSLSGGVDPNLVLRYFELRSVACSGYLPELWKCVSCRHSLKATPNFFSAPAGGVLCSDCGAADRFSRAISPDVIKLLRFFSQNDYPAIKRLNLKANLAKETEELMHGYIACVLDQEVKSARWLRQLRVSEEKKPEGAKKPQ, via the coding sequence ATGCCAGGACTGTACAAGACCGAGGGTATCGTATTGAAGCATTCCTACATAGGAGAGGCTGATGCGGTGCTCATAGTATATACGCCATTCCTGGGCAAACTGAGAGCTGTTGCCAGGGGAGTGAAGCGGCCCAAGAGCAGGCTGGCCGGTCACGTGGAACCGCTGACACACTGCTCAATGATGCTGGCTGAAGGACGGGATCTGGACATTGTTTCCGGATGCCAGACCGTGGACGCCTTTATGTCTCTGAGATCTGACCTGTGGCTCCTGTCTTATGGTCTGTATGCGGCTGAGTTGACCGATCGGCTCGGTGCTGAAGGCGCTGAAAACCGGCCCCTTTTCCTGCTTCTCTTGAACGCGCTGCGATCGCTTTCCGGTGGTGTTGACCCAAACCTGGTCCTCCGTTATTTCGAACTTCGCTCGGTGGCCTGCTCCGGTTACCTTCCGGAGCTTTGGAAGTGTGTTTCCTGCAGACACAGCTTAAAGGCAACACCAAATTTCTTCAGTGCGCCTGCCGGTGGGGTGTTGTGCTCTGATTGTGGGGCGGCTGACCGCTTCAGTCGGGCTATTTCTCCAGACGTCATCAAGCTACTGCGTTTCTTCAGCCAGAATGATTATCCGGCAATAAAGAGGTTGAATCTTAAGGCAAACCTGGCGAAGGAAACTGAGGAGTTGATGCACGGCTACATTGCCTGCGTCCTTGATCAGGAAGTCAAATCTGCCAGGTGGCTGCGTCAATTGCGTGTCAGCGAAGAAAAGAAACCAGAGGGTGCCAAAAAACCGCAGTAA
- a CDS encoding class I SAM-dependent methyltransferase: MKQWYEELFVNYGKKYDNESFAQGTVGECDFIEKEIEYDKATRILDIGCGTGRHSIELAKRGYIVVGIDLSESLLKRAKEKASEQKLQIVFQKHDARNLPFLHEFDLVIMLCEGAFPLMETDEMNFQILQNAANALKPKGKLVFTTLNGLFPLFHSVKDFLDSETKEGNAKCGSLSFDLMTFREHSTLDVEDDLGNKKELQCNERYYVPSEITWLLRTLNFRTVDIYGAKLGAFSRNDKLSTEDFEMLVIAEKQ; the protein is encoded by the coding sequence ATGAAACAATGGTATGAAGAGTTGTTTGTAAACTACGGAAAGAAATACGATAACGAAAGTTTTGCTCAAGGGACTGTTGGAGAGTGTGACTTTATTGAAAAAGAAATCGAATATGACAAAGCAACAAGAATTCTAGATATAGGATGCGGCACCGGCAGACATTCAATTGAATTAGCCAAGAGAGGATATATCGTTGTTGGAATTGATTTATCAGAATCGCTTTTGAAACGGGCAAAAGAAAAAGCATCTGAACAGAAGCTGCAAATTGTTTTTCAGAAACATGACGCAAGGAACCTTCCTTTTTTGCATGAATTTGATTTGGTCATCATGCTATGTGAAGGCGCATTCCCGTTGATGGAAACCGACGAAATGAATTTTCAAATTCTCCAAAATGCCGCCAATGCCTTAAAACCAAAAGGGAAATTGGTATTTACTACCTTGAATGGTTTGTTTCCTCTGTTTCATTCCGTCAAAGATTTCCTTGATTCAGAAACAAAAGAAGGGAATGCGAAATGCGGCAGTCTTTCATTTGATCTGATGACTTTCCGAGAGCATAGCACCTTAGATGTTGAAGATGATCTTGGGAACAAAAAGGAACTGCAATGCAATGAAAGGTATTATGTGCCATCCGAAATAACCTGGCTATTAAGAACACTAAATTTTAGAACTGTTGATATTTACGGTGCGAAGCTTGGCGCTTTCAGTCGAAACGATAAATTATCAACCGAAGATTTTGAAATGCTGGTAATAGCGGAAAAACAATAA
- a CDS encoding YdeI/OmpD-associated family protein: MKGSLDEARLLYVTNAREWRDWLKKHYKLEKEVWLVYYKKHTGEPRIPYNDAVEEALCFGWIDSTVRRIDEARFAQRFSLRNPKTPYSQANKERLKGLIKEGKVVDEVLSTLGDLVGEQFEIPPDVLDAIKANKEAWENFQGFSQPYIRIRIAFIDGARNRPQEFKKRLRYFIEMTGKNKQFGFGGIEKYF; the protein is encoded by the coding sequence ATGAAAGGCAGCTTAGACGAGGCCAGACTTTTGTATGTGACAAATGCCAGGGAATGGCGCGATTGGCTCAAGAAGCACTATAAGCTGGAGAAAGAAGTGTGGCTTGTGTACTACAAGAAGCATACTGGAGAGCCGCGCATTCCTTACAACGACGCAGTTGAAGAAGCGCTCTGCTTTGGTTGGATCGATAGCACTGTTAGGCGCATTGATGAGGCTAGATTCGCCCAAAGGTTCTCTTTGAGAAATCCCAAGACCCCGTACTCACAAGCGAATAAGGAACGGCTTAAGGGACTTATCAAGGAGGGCAAAGTCGTCGATGAAGTGTTGTCAACCCTGGGGGATCTTGTGGGAGAGCAGTTTGAGATACCGCCGGACGTCCTCGATGCTATCAAGGCAAACAAGGAGGCTTGGGAGAACTTTCAAGGATTCTCGCAACCGTACATACGGATCCGCATTGCGTTTATAGACGGAGCCCGCAACAGGCCCCAGGAGTTCAAGAAGCGCCTGAGGTACTTCATCGAGATGACCGGGAAGAACAAGCAATTTGGGTTTGGTGGCATTGAGAAGTATTTTTGA
- the mscL gene encoding large-conductance mechanosensitive channel protein MscL: MVKEFKEFIMRGNVMDMAVGIIIGAAFGAIISSLVKDIIMPPIGLLLGNVDFANLFAVIKEGTIAVGPYDTLKQAQEGGAVTINYGVFINYVITFLIVAFVIFLMIRYINRMRRAAEKPKAAGVPTTKECPYCLSTIPIKATRCAHCTSELKPA, from the coding sequence ATGGTGAAAGAGTTCAAGGAATTCATCATGCGGGGCAACGTGATGGACATGGCCGTTGGCATCATCATCGGCGCTGCCTTCGGGGCCATTATCTCATCCCTGGTGAAGGATATCATCATGCCGCCCATAGGCCTTCTGCTGGGCAACGTCGATTTCGCTAATCTCTTTGCGGTCATTAAAGAGGGAACGATTGCAGTCGGGCCATACGATACGCTCAAGCAGGCCCAGGAGGGCGGTGCGGTTACCATCAACTACGGCGTGTTCATAAACTACGTCATTACTTTCCTCATCGTTGCTTTTGTGATATTCCTTATGATCCGCTACATAAACAGAATGCGCCGAGCGGCGGAAAAGCCAAAGGCAGCAGGAGTGCCAACCACAAAAGAATGCCCTTACTGTCTCTCCACCATCCCCATCAAGGCTACCCGTTGCGCTCACTGTACTTCAGAGCTGAAGCCTGCATAG